From a region of the Pan paniscus chromosome 19, NHGRI_mPanPan1-v2.0_pri, whole genome shotgun sequence genome:
- the LOC100995944 gene encoding translational activator of cytochrome c oxidase 1 has protein sequence MAAWAAASLSRAAALCLLARGPGVRAAPPRDPRPSHPEPRGCGAAPGRTLHFTAAVPAGHNKWSKVRHIKGPKDVERSRIFSKLCLNIRLAVKEGGPNPEHNSNLANILEVCRSKHMPKSTIETALKMEKSKDTYLLYEGRGPGGSSLLIEALSNSSHKCQADIRHILNKNGGVMAVGARHSFDKKGVIVVEVEDREKKAVNLERALEMAIEAGAEDVKETEDEEERNVFKFICDASSLHQVRKKLDSLGLCSVSCALEFIPNSKVQLAEPDLEQAAHLIQALSNHEDVIHVYDNIE, from the exons ATGGCGGCTTGGGCTGCTGCCAGCCTAAGCAGGGCCGCTGCCCTATGCTTGCTGGCACGAGGCCCCGGGGTCAGGGCGGCTCCTCCGCGCGACCCCCGGCCCTCCCACCCCGAGCCCCGGGGCTGTGGTGCCGCTCCGGGCAGGACGCTGCACTTCACCGCGGCTGTCCCCGCCGGGCACAACAAGTGGTCCAAAGTCAGGCACATCAAGGGTCCGAAGGACGTCGAAAGGAGTCGCATCTTTTCCAAACTCTGTTTGAACATCCGCCTGGCAGTGAAAG AAGGAGGCCCCAACCCTGAGCACAACAGCAACCTGGCCAATATCTTAGAGGTGTGTCGCAGCAAACATATGCCCAAGTCAACGATTGAGACAGCGCTGAAAATGGAG AAATCCAAGGACACTTATTTGCTGTATGAGGGTCGAGGCCCTGGTGGCTCTTCTCTGCTCATCGAGGCGTTATCTAACAGTAGCCACAAGTGTCAAGCAGACATTAGACATATCCTGAATAAGAATGG AGGAGTGATGGCTGTAGGAGCTCGTCACTCTTTTGACAAAAAGGGGGTGATTGTGGTTGAAGTGGAGGACAGAGAGAAGAAGGCTGTGAACCTAGAGCGTGCCCTGGAGATGGCAATCGAAGCAGGAGCTGAGGATGTCAAGGAAactgaagatgaagaagaaaggaaCGTTTTTAAA TTTATTTGTGATGCCTCTTCACTGCACCAAGTGAGGAAGAAGCTGGACTCCCTGGGCCTGTGTTCTGTGTCCTGTGCACTAGAGTTCATTCCCAACTCAAAGGTGCAGCTGGCTGAGCCCGACCTGGAACAGGCCGCACATCTCATTCAGGCTCTCAGCAACCACGAGGATGTGATTCACGTCTATGATAACATTGAATAA